A stretch of Eleutherodactylus coqui strain aEleCoq1 chromosome 2, aEleCoq1.hap1, whole genome shotgun sequence DNA encodes these proteins:
- the FRS2 gene encoding fibroblast growth factor receptor substrate 2 — protein MGSCCSCPDKEAFPDNHQSRFKVINVDDDGNELGTGVMELTENELILYTRKRDSVKWPYLCLRRYGYDSNLFSFESGRRCQTGQGIFAFKCARAEELFNMLQEIMQNNSISVVEEPVVERNPQTELDVPRTPRTPTTPGFSAASLPNGYPRYPSFGDASSHPSSRHPSVGSTRLPSVGEESTHPLLVPEDHVHTYVNTTGVQEDPRPSAPAPLEKRLSNAEASSIQTDAISIPDKDSHVILEPEGVKFVLGPTPVQRQLMEKKKLEKLEEQQSGGQGGSNSCPNSTEWDTGYDSDERRDTPSGNKMVYENVNGLSIPPSGARRGRVPPPISTDVQNINNSAQRRTALINYENLPSLPPVWEARKPSKEEDDPLGPKTPSLNGFHNNLDPMHNYVNTENVTVPLSAHKVEFSRRRDCTPTVFNFDIRRPSLEHRQLNYIQVDLEGGSDSDNPQTPKTPTTPLPQTPTRRTELYAVIDIERTAAMSNLQKALPRDDGTSRKTRHNSTDLPM, from the exons ATGGGTAGCTGTTGTAGCTGTCCAGATAAAGAAGCTTTCCCAGATAACCACCAAAGCAGGTTTAAG GTTATTAATGTGGATGATGATGGTAATGAGCTGGGCACTGGAGTAATGGAGCTAACAGAAAATGAGCTCATCTTGTATACACGGAAGCGAGACTCTGTTAAATGGCCTTATCTTTGCCTGCGCCGATATGGATATGATTCTAATCTTTTCTCTTTCGAGAGTGGGCGACGCTGTCAGACTGGACAAG GGATATTTGCATTTAAATGTGCTCGTGCCGAAGAGCTGTTTAATATGTTGCAAGAAATCATGCAGAATAACAGTATAAGCGTTGTGGAAGAACCGGTGGTCGAAAGAAATCCTCAAACTGAGCTGGATGTGCCAAGAACTCCACGCACTCCAACAA CCCCAGGCTTTAGTGCTGCAAGTTTACCCAATGGATATCCACGTTACCCATCCTTCGGTGATGCATCTTCTCACCCTTCTAGTAGACATCCATCAGTGGGTAGCACACGCCTTCCTTCAGTAGGAGAGGAGTCTACCCATCCTCTGCTAGTTCCTGAAGACCAT gTGCACACATATGTTAACACAACTGGTGTACAGGAAGATCCAAGGCCCAGCGCACCAGCGCCACTTGAAAAACGTCTTTCCAATGCGGAAGCGAGCTCAATCCAAACGGATGCCATTTCCATTCCTGATAAAGACTCCCATGTTATTCTAGAGCCAGAAGGTGTGAAGTTTGTTTTAGGACCAACTCCTGTGCAGAGACAGTTGATGGAAAAGAAGAAACTGGAGAAACTTGAGGAGCAACAAAGCGGTGGGCAGGGTGGCAGTAATAGCTGTCCAAATAGCACAGAGTGGGACACTGGTTATGACAGTGATGAACGCCGCGATACACCTTCCGGCAATAAAATGGTATATGAAAATGTCAATGGCTTGTCAATTCCTCCATCTGGGGCAAGAAGGGGACGCGTTCCACCGCCTATCTCTACAGACGTGCAAAACATCAACAACTCTGCCCAGAGGAGGACTGCATTAATAAACTATGAAAATTTACCATCTCTCCCTCCTGTTTGGGAAGCCCGAAAGCCTAGTAAGGAGGAAGATGATCCTTTAGGACCAAAGACACCATCTCTTAATGGTTTTCACAATAACCTAGACCCAATGCATAACTATGTGAACACAGAGAATGTGACTGTTCCACTAAGTGCTCACAAAGTTGAGTTCTCTAGGCGTCGGGACTGCACGCCAACCGTTTTTAATTTTGATATAAGGCGTCCGAGTTTAGAACATAGGCAGCTTAACTATATACAAGTTGATTTAGAAGGTGGTAGTGACTCTGACAACCCTCAAACACCGAAGACTCCAACCACTCCACTCCCTCAAACTCCTACCAGACGTACGGAGTTGTACGCTGTAATAGACATTGAAAGGACTGCTGCTATGTCCAACCTGCAGAAAGCACTGCCACGCGACGACGGTACTTCTAGAAAGACTAGGCACAACAGTACTGATCTACCCATGTGA